The DNA segment TCTACTAATTGACATTTTTGACAAAAATTCATTATAAGAACCTATACTAGAATTATAAATTTTATTTTTCATTTCAGGGGATAATTTTCTATATATTCCCATACTTGTATCATATTTATTATTTGTTATTTGATCATAATTAATTCCTATTTTTTTCAATAATTTTGATGCATTTGGAATTATTGTAACTACACCTATTGACCCTGTTATACTTTCCTTGTCTGCATAAATTTTGTCCCCTGCAGCTGAAATGAAATATCCCCCTGAGGCTGCTACTCCTCCCATGGATACATATACTGGCTTTTTAAATTCTTTCAATGATTTATATATTAAATCTGAGGCTAAGGCAGAACCTCCTGGAGAATTCACCCTTAAAACAACGCCTTTTATTCTTTTATCTTTATCTATAATTCTCAACTTTTCTTTTACAGATTCTGGAGTTATAATTTTTTCCACTTTTTTAGAATTATCATTTAATACAATATTTCCTTCAAGATATAATATTGCTATCTCATTTTCCTCTGATTTCTTTTCTGCTTTTTTCTCTTGATAATATCTTGCTAAATATTCACCTTTAGAAAGGTAATTGCTAATTTCATTTTTAGCTAAAAAATCTTCATAATAAATAACTTGATCTACTAATTTATTATCCTTTAAATTATCAGCTGAAGACATTATAAAATCTCCTGATAGAATTTTTTTATTTATTTCAGCCTTTTCTAAATGTCTCTTTCTTGCAATATCACCAACATAATTTTCATAAAGCTTGTTGTATATTCTTCTAGTATTTTCACTAAATTCTTTACTCATATGAGTATTTTTATAGTTCTCTCCATAACTTTTAAAATCTCCAATATGAATAATTTCAGCCTCTAACCCTAGGTTATCTCCTAAAGTTTTGTAATATGGATAATTGCTGCTATATCCAGATATTTCAGATATTAAAAAATTTGTATTTGGAATAATTATACTTTTTGCTTCTAAGGCTAATGAGTAATTTCTATTATTTATATAGTCTAAATAAGCGTATATTACTTTCCCTTCTTTTCTCAATTCTCTTATTTTTATTTTTACTTCCTCTGTTTGAGCTCTATTTAAACCATAATTATTTAATTTTAATATTAATCCCTTAACTCTCTTATCTTTTTTTATTATATTTAACTCTTTTAAAAAATCGTAGAAATTTTCTTGATGATTTAAATCAAATAATGTTTTTGTTTTGCTCTCTCCTAAAACCTTTGGCATTTCTATTACCACATATGTTTTATTTTCTATAGGAGGTAATTTCTGTTGATCCTTTACATATTTAGTTATTCCTAATATAACTAGACCTAATATAATTAACTTAAAAAAAGCCTTTACCACCTCAACAAAAAAATGTTTGAAAAAATTTTTGAAAACTTTTAATCCTTTTTTTAAAATTTCCACATTTATCCCCACTTTCTCTAATATTTATAGAATACACTTCCTCCTATAAATTCTTTTAATATGGAATTTGTAGGAACTATAGATTGATCAACTGTTATAAAACAACTTAGCAAATCTGCTAATTTTTTAGCTTCATCATACTCAGGTGAATCTACACTTATTTTCATTAATTCTTTTAAAGCATATGGTTTAAGAATACATAATTCATAACTTAAACTTGAATTAAAAATTTCATCTGCATCTTCTTGAAATGGAAATATCCATTTTTCTTCCCCTTTTCTTATGGAATGCCACATAGCTAATGTTTCTTCCCCTGGAGTTTTTCTTGATATGCTATCCCTAACTATTCTTCTAATTTTTCTAACATCTGTAGTGTGTACTCTGTTATGCATATCCATGTTAGTTTGAGTTAAACAACTTATGTATATTTTAAATTTTTGTTCCCTAGGAATATATTTAGTTAATTCATCATTTAACCCATGTATACCTTCTATTATAATGATTGCATCCTTAGGAAGTTTTACTTTTCTAGTTTTTTTCTTTCTTTCCCCTGTATAAAAATCATATAAAGGTAACTCCGTGTCCAATCCATTTATTAAATCTTTTAGATTTTCATTAAGTAATTTTATATCTAAAGCTTCTATTGTTTCAAAATCTTTTTGTCCATTTTCATCTAAAGGAACATTTTCTCTTCCTATGTAATAATCATCTAGAGAAATAGCCAGGGTATCAATTCCACTTGTTTTTAAATTAAGTAATAATTTTTTGGAAAAAGTTGTTTTCCCTGATGATGATGGTCCTGCAATGGTTACTATTCTAACACCTTTTTTCTTTATTATTTCATCTGAAATTTTCCCAATTTTTTTATTATGTAGGGTTTCATTTAATAATATTAACTCTAATATCTCATTATCAAATATTTTTTTATTTATACTTCCTGCATAATTTATCCCCATTATTCTTTCCCATAAATGTCCTTCTTTAAATGCTTTTGATATTTTAGGAGTATCCTTTAATGGAGCTACTTTCCAATTGAACACTTCCATTGGAGTTTTCAATATAAAACCATTATGATATTTATATATTTTGAAATCTTTAACTATACCTGTGGATTTCCCAGGACATATATAAAAATAATCTCTATATCCTTCTATTTCCACTTCTTTTATTTTTGACCATCCACAATTTTCAAGTAAGGATTTAATATCCTTTCTCTCTATAGCCTTTGCTTTTAATTTTAAATCTTCACTGTTCTCTGTTATTAAATTAATAGGTATATCCCTTGAAACTATTTCATCCATTTTTTTGTGTATTTTATTATAATCTTCAGATTCTAAAACAATTAATTTTTCATTCTTATATATTTCCCCATAAGAGCCATTGTTTAAAGAATTTTGTAACTCTACCTCATATTCTGGATATAAATCATTTACAGCTTTTAAAAAAACTAATTTTGTTGTCTCATATTGTCTGCCTTCTATCACATGTTTCATAAATCACCTCTATAAATTTATTTCCCCTCTCTTTATGGGTATTCTTATTTTATCATTTATATTTTTAAAATTCAATTTTTTCAATTTATTTTTCATATAAAAAAAAGGGCTATCCAAGTTATTACAACTTAAATAGCCCTTTATGATATTTCGATTTTGCAACTCACCTGCCTTTCCTAAGACATATCCACTGAATATACACATCTATACGTTAACTTGCTACCATATATTTACCCCATTTATGATACTCTTCTTACTTAATTTTTCCTTCTTTGATATTTCTCATCTATTGTTTTATGACTGATTCATATATAGAATTCTAGTCCTGTTTCAAAAGAAAAACTAATTTAAAAAACAACTACTAACAAAGCTAACTATTTCCTAAAATAAGAAATTAAAAATTTTATTTTACTTTTTTGATTCTAAGGTTCATAAATTACTTTTTTGATTTTAAGGTTCATAAATTACTTTTTTGATTCTAAAGTTCACAAATTACTTTTTGATTAATTCATTTTTCTTACTTTTAATTCTATATTCAATTGTGTTTTTAATGGAATAAATATAATATTAATTATTTCATTGGACTCACCTCCAAAATAATTTTAATTTTCTATCTTCCCCTCTATACTCATCCTCCTCTTGTAATTTATTTATACCTCATAATTTTACTTTTGTCAAGAATTTCACATCTTTTTTGTATATAATAATTTAACATACTATATTTAATATATATATTATCTCTCTATACTAAAAAAATACCAGCACCTAGAATAAGGGTACTGATATTTTTGTTTTTCATATTAATTATAATGCATTATAATATAAATTTTCACTAGAGAAAACTGAGTCACAAGTCATTTCAAGTCCAATTTTCCCCATTAATTGATCGTCATTTTTTCCTAAAATTGTTGTTGAATGAGCTTGGCAACCTCTTAATTTGCTCAATTCATTAATAGCTTTTGCTGCTCTTTCATCTGTAACTGCACATATTTTTAATGCAATTAAAACTTCTTCACAATTAAGTTGAGTGTTTTTATTTCTAAAATTATTCATTTTTAATTCTATAATTGGTTTAGTTATTTCTTCTGAAATTAAATGAATGGCATCATCTATTCCAGCATAATATTTAATTGCATTTAAAACTGCTGAAGCTGGAGCACACATTGTTTCAGAAGCTTTTCCTGTGATTATTTTCCCATCTTCTAGTTCTATAGCAACTGTTGATTTTTCATTAAAACTATCATCTAATTTTAAAAGTCTTTCCCTTGCTGCTACTAAAACTTTTCTATCCTCTTCTTTTAAATTAACTTCTTCCATTATAAGTTTAGCTCTTTCTAAGGACTTTTTATCAGCATAACCTTTTTTATATTCACAACCTGTTTTTAAATATCTTCTTATTATTTCTTGATTAGAAGCTTCTCTTACTACCTCATCATCTATAATTCCATATCCTACTCTATTAACTCCCATATCAGTTGGAGATTTAAATTCAGATGCTTTCCCTGTGATTTTTTCAATTATTCTTTTTAAAACAGGAAATGCTTCAATATCTCTATTGTAATTTATAGCTATTTCATCATATGCTTCCAAATGGAAAGAGTCTATTAAATTAACATCTTGTAAATCCACTGTTGCTGATTCATAAGCTATATTTAGAGGATGTTTTAAAGGTACATTCCAAACTGGAAATGTTTCAAATTTTGAATATCCTGCTTTTTTTCCTCTTTTATCTTCATGATATAATTGGCTCAAACAAGTTGCTAACTTTCCAGAACCAGGTCCTGGAGCAGTAACTACAACTATTGGTTTTGTTGTTTCTATATAAGGATTTTTCCCATATCCCTCTTCACTAACAATTGTATCTACTTCTGTAGGATATCCCTTTGTTGCTCTATGTTTATAAACTTTTATTCCTCTTTGTTGCAATTTGTTTATAAATACTGTTGTAGCTGGTTGATCATCAAATCTTGTAATTACTACACTATTAACTTGCAATTCAAAAGTTCTTAAATCATCAATAAGTCTTAGAACATCCATGTCATAAGTAATTCCAAAATCTCCTCTAATTTTATTTCTTTCAATATCTCCAGCATATACACAAATTATAACTTCAACTTTCTCTTTTAATTTATGTAATAATTTTATTTTTGCATTTTCATCAAAACCTGGAAGAACTCTTTTAGCATGTAAGTCATAAAATAATTTCCCTCCAAATTCCAAATAAAGTTTATCATAGTTATTAACTCTTTCTACTATGAATTTTGACTGCTCCTCAAGATATTTATTATGATCAAATCCTATTTTCATTATTTTCTCCTTATTAGTTATTCTTCTATTAATCCCATTACATCTTCTCTATAAACTTTTAATGCTCTTCTTAATATTATCATTGCATTTTCAATATCATCTACATTTGTACAAAAAGAAAATCTAACCTCTTGTTCTCCTTTTCCCTCTGTTTGATAAAAACCTGGTCCTGGAGCAATTAATACAGTTTGATTATTATATCTGTATTCTTCAAGTAACCATTTTGCAAATTTTTCTGAACTATCAACTGGCAATTTAGCAAAGGCATAAAATGCCCCACAAGGTTTTGAACAAACCACCCCTGGCATTTTTTCCAAATAGTTAAATAAAAGATCTCTTCTGTTTTTATATTTTTCTCTAACATCCTCAACATAGCTTTCCATTGTATTTATTAAATTAGATGCAGCATGTTGTTCAATTGTTGATACACAAAGCCTTGCTTGACAAAACTTTAAAATTTCTTTTAACAACTCTTGATTTTTAGTGGCTATTAATCCTATTCTAGCACCACATGCACTGTAATGTTTAGAAATACTATCCACTAAAACAACTCTATTTTCTATTTCTGGAATGTGAGTGAATGAAAAATATTCAACATCGTCATATATAAATTGTTTATATACTTCATCTGCAATTATGTATATATCATACTTTTCTGCAATTTCCCCTAGCATATATATTTCTTCTTTTGTATACACAGCTCCTGTTGGATTAACTGGATTTGATATCATAATCGCCCTTGTTTTTTCATCTATTAAATTTTCAATTACTTCTCTACTTGGTAAATGAAATTTTGTTTCAATAGTTGTTTCTATTGGTTTTACAACAGCCCCTGCAAACTTACAAAAACTTGAATAATTGGAATAAAAGGGTTCGGGAATTAAAACATTATCTCCCTCATTACAAATAGCCATCAT comes from the Fusobacterium sp. IOR10 genome and includes:
- the sppA gene encoding signal peptide peptidase SppA: MEILKKGLKVFKNFFKHFFVEVVKAFFKLIILGLVILGITKYVKDQQKLPPIENKTYVVIEMPKVLGESKTKTLFDLNHQENFYDFLKELNIIKKDKRVKGLILKLNNYGLNRAQTEEVKIKIRELRKEGKVIYAYLDYINNRNYSLALEAKSIIIPNTNFLISEISGYSSNYPYYKTLGDNLGLEAEIIHIGDFKSYGENYKNTHMSKEFSENTRRIYNKLYENYVGDIARKRHLEKAEINKKILSGDFIMSSADNLKDNKLVDQVIYYEDFLAKNEISNYLSKGEYLARYYQEKKAEKKSEENEIAILYLEGNIVLNDNSKKVEKIITPESVKEKLRIIDKDKRIKGVVLRVNSPGGSALASDLIYKSLKEFKKPVYVSMGGVAASGGYFISAAGDKIYADKESITGSIGVVTIIPNASKLLKKIGINYDQITNNKYDTSMGIYRKLSPEMKNKIYNSSIGSYNEFLSKMSISRKMKISDVEKIAGGRVWLGSEAKEIGLIDEIGGLEKAISDLALKLDINDYKVVETIRQEKFESLLKTILPKYIFKDIIGNDLLINEFKNMKEFTLQEELLRRPILYATDTKF
- a CDS encoding uridine kinase — protein: MKHVIEGRQYETTKLVFLKAVNDLYPEYEVELQNSLNNGSYGEIYKNEKLIVLESEDYNKIHKKMDEIVSRDIPINLITENSEDLKLKAKAIERKDIKSLLENCGWSKIKEVEIEGYRDYFYICPGKSTGIVKDFKIYKYHNGFILKTPMEVFNWKVAPLKDTPKISKAFKEGHLWERIMGINYAGSINKKIFDNEILELILLNETLHNKKIGKISDEIIKKKGVRIVTIAGPSSSGKTTFSKKLLLNLKTSGIDTLAISLDDYYIGRENVPLDENGQKDFETIEALDIKLLNENLKDLINGLDTELPLYDFYTGERKKKTRKVKLPKDAIIIIEGIHGLNDELTKYIPREQKFKIYISCLTQTNMDMHNRVHTTDVRKIRRIVRDSISRKTPGEETLAMWHSIRKGEEKWIFPFQEDADEIFNSSLSYELCILKPYALKELMKISVDSPEYDEAKKLADLLSCFITVDQSIVPTNSILKEFIGGSVFYKY
- a CDS encoding DUF1846 domain-containing protein, translating into MKIGFDHNKYLEEQSKFIVERVNNYDKLYLEFGGKLFYDLHAKRVLPGFDENAKIKLLHKLKEKVEVIICVYAGDIERNKIRGDFGITYDMDVLRLIDDLRTFELQVNSVVITRFDDQPATTVFINKLQQRGIKVYKHRATKGYPTEVDTIVSEEGYGKNPYIETTKPIVVVTAPGPGSGKLATCLSQLYHEDKRGKKAGYSKFETFPVWNVPLKHPLNIAYESATVDLQDVNLIDSFHLEAYDEIAINYNRDIEAFPVLKRIIEKITGKASEFKSPTDMGVNRVGYGIIDDEVVREASNQEIIRRYLKTGCEYKKGYADKKSLERAKLIMEEVNLKEEDRKVLVAARERLLKLDDSFNEKSTVAIELEDGKIITGKASETMCAPASAVLNAIKYYAGIDDAIHLISEEITKPIIELKMNNFRNKNTQLNCEEVLIALKICAVTDERAAKAINELSKLRGCQAHSTTILGKNDDQLMGKIGLEMTCDSVFSSENLYYNAL
- a CDS encoding pyridoxal phosphate-dependent aminotransferase gives rise to the protein MHISQRASTMNYSPIRKLIPLADAAKAQGVTVYALNIGQPNIVTPDTFFTALHSFSDKIVKYSDSRGLEKLRESFKASYEKMDTFFDKEEILITQGGSEAIFFTMMAICNEGDNVLIPEPFYSNYSSFCKFAGAVVKPIETTIETKFHLPSREVIENLIDEKTRAIMISNPVNPTGAVYTKEEIYMLGEIAEKYDIYIIADEVYKQFIYDDVEYFSFTHIPEIENRVVLVDSISKHYSACGARIGLIATKNQELLKEILKFCQARLCVSTIEQHAASNLINTMESYVEDVREKYKNRRDLLFNYLEKMPGVVCSKPCGAFYAFAKLPVDSSEKFAKWLLEEYRYNNQTVLIAPGPGFYQTEGKGEQEVRFSFCTNVDDIENAMIILRRALKVYREDVMGLIEE